A single window of Drosophila suzukii chromosome 3, CBGP_Dsuzu_IsoJpt1.0, whole genome shotgun sequence DNA harbors:
- the LOC139353003 gene encoding uncharacterized protein produces MSDTENAVRAQNESTSDVDYYRVKAQSILRQMSSMKCYLNADAVNQFDESDLLARMEWINSLNQAFDSAQTSLERLDFAEISSDHRIEFAEVFMDVKAKLSRGLAAHRKSQLPASTAANSTSIDITNNADLSFRSRKPRLPNLEIARFHGSYSEWPDFLATFTTVIGNDDELSDIEKLQYLRSSLGGVALETIRSLEPSNANFKKAMNLLVNRFDNKVLHFQAHVQAIFGLKGVEKGSSKGLRELSDCMNSHLRAIRTLANTQQILDGLLIHIVTRKLDQRTREKWEEDLSITELSTWDAMESILEKRCRMMENLDQALKMLKALRC; encoded by the exons atgtctgatacggaaaacgcggttcgggctcaaaatgaatccacaagtgacgtcgactactaccgagtcaaagcccaatctattttgcggcaaatgagctcgatgaaatgctatttaaacgctgatgcagttaatcagtttgacgaatctgatttgctggcgcgaatggaatggatcaattccttaaaccaggcatttgattctgcgcagacatcgttggaaagactggactttgcagagatctcgagcgaccatcggattgaatttgctgaagtcttcatggatgtgaaggcgaaactaagccgaggcttggcggctcatcgcaagtcacaattgccggcttcaaccgctgcaaattcaacatctattgacatcactaataatgcggatctttcttttcgatctagaaagcctcggttgccaaatttggaaattgctcgttttcatggatcctactctgagtggccagattttcttgcgactttcactacggtcatcggaaatgatgatgagctaagcgacattgaaaaattacaatatttgcgttcgagtttgggcggcgtggctctggaaaccatacgatcgctcgaaccctcgaatgctaattttaaaaaggctatgaatttgctggttaatcgatttgataataaagttttacactttcaggcacatgttcaggcaatattcggtttaaagggtgtcgagaagggatcttcgaagggtcttcgggagctgagcgattgcatgaattcgcatctgcgagcaattcgaaccctggccaatacgcaacaaattttggatggacttttaattcacatcgtcactcggaaactggatcagaggacgcgggaaaaatgggaagaggatttgtcaatcactgagctgtctacctgggatgctatggagtcgattttggaaaagaggtgcaggatgatggaaaacttggatcaagccttg aaaatgctgaaagccttgaggtgctaa